Proteins from a single region of Acanthochromis polyacanthus isolate Apoly-LR-REF ecotype Palm Island chromosome 11, KAUST_Apoly_ChrSc, whole genome shotgun sequence:
- the LOC110951284 gene encoding oxysterol-binding protein-related protein 3-like produces MTSPSPTHSDSSGSSKHDSNQDSWEIVEGLRGVPANVQEPERQEGFLLKRRKWPMKGWHKRYFMLEKGILKYAKHGTDLKKGKLHGCIDVGLSVMSIKKKAMCIDLDTEDNIYHLKVKSPELFEEWVSKLRHHRVFRQNEIAMYPHERHLFHPHASSSPSLNDSLRKRATLTKQASVHQAKVSSWLHSSEEMDKACKDLEECESYLLELNLLLKSMEVLHRTYSAPAITALQASTYDIPKKEKRPRRWRSKNNGKETKSTLQVPSCISSKSPRLHASNPNLSTTESNAQEVCPESPDSPTDVSRLQEDFCRLANNIHVTLKSAFSSLAAERDRMRHTIDLQGPQPAQVMGLKTSFVSDCAGASHSLVHQTSNESKASIPESISEFFDAQEYLLSSSSSENEVSDDDSYISDVSDSVSMDTYSNEGGSERHNSISSVVTLARRRSTLPSPCPTSSVSLWNILRNNIGKDLSKVAMPVQLNEPLNTLQRLCEELEYSDLLDTANQTQDPYQRMVYVATFAITAYASSYHRAGSKPFNPVLGETYECDRPDKGIRFIAEQVSHHPPVSACHSDSRNFSFWQDVRWKNKFWGKSMEIVPMGTTHVTLPAFGDHYEWNKVTSCIHNILSGQRWIEHYGEMAIKNVNSDACQCKITFVKAKSWSSTVNEIEGVVTDSNGKVVHSIFGKWHESVFQGDPPSATCIWRANPMPEDQEQYYGFTQFAVELNELDSTLRPLLPPTDTRFRPDQRLLEEGNTEGAEEQKQRIEQLQRERRKVLQENNMTHQPRFFKKSKDDTWVSNNCYWELRRDPGFSKMDFPVLW; encoded by the exons ATGACATCACCGTCACCCACTCACAGTGACAGCAGCGGCTCCTCTAAACATGACAGCAATCAG GATAGCTGGGAGATCGTGGAGGGGCTCAGGGGGGTTCCTGCCAACGTCCAAGAGCCTGAAAGACAGGAGGGCTTCCTGCTCAAGAGGAGGAAGTGGCCCATGAAGGGATGGCATAAG AGATACTTTATGTTGGAGAAAGGCATCTTGAAGTATGCAAAGCATGGGACTGAT CTTAAGAAGGGAAAGCTTCATGGCTGCATAGATGTTGGCCTCTCCGTTATGTCGATCAAGAAGAAAGCCATGTGCATTGACCTAGACACAGAGGATAACATCTATCACCTTAAG GTGAAGTCTCCAGAGCTGTTTGAAGAGTGGGTGTCGAAGCTGCGTCATCACCGTGTGTTTCGGCAGAATGAAATTGCTATGTATCCCCATGAGAGGCACCTCTTCCACCCCCATGCTTCGTCCTCGCCTTCACTTAATGACTCCCTCAGAAAA AGGGCTACTCTCACCAAGCAGGCGTCAGTCCACCAGGCTAAGGTTAGCTCCTGGCTCCACTCCTCAGAGGAAATGGACAAGGCCTGCAAAG ACTTGGAGGAATGTGAATCTTATCTGCTGGAGCTGAATCTACTGCTGAAGAGCATGGAGGTCCTCCACCGCACATACTCCGCTCCAGCCATCACTGCACTACAA GCATCTACTTATGACATCCccaaaaaggagaaaagaccAAGGAGGTGGCGATCCAAAAACAATGGCAAAGAAACCAAATCCACATTACAG GTTCCTAGCTGCATCTCCTCCAAATCTCCTCGCCTTCATGCCTCCAATCCGAACCTCTCCACCACAGAGTCAAATGCCCAGGAAGTCTGTCCTGAATCCCCAGACTCCCCTACAGACGTGTCACGTCTACAAGAAGACTTCTGCCGACTGGCCAACAACA TCCACGTCACACTGAAATCAGCCTTTAGTTCCCtggcagcagagagagacagaatgaGACACACCATTGACCTGCAGGGCCCCCAGCCTGCTCAAGTCATGGGCTTAAAGACTTCCTTTGTCTCA GATTGCGCAGGTGCCTCTCACTCTTTGGTCCACCAGACCTCCAATGAGAGCAAAGCATCTATCCCAGAGTCGATATCGGAGTTCTTTGACGCTCAGGAGTACCtgctctcttcttcttcatctgagAATGAG GTGTCCGACGATGACTCGTATATCAGTGATGTCAGTGACAGCGTCTCCATGGACACCTACAGCAACGAGGGAGGCAGCGAGAGACACAACTCCA TTAGCAGCGTGGTGACCTTGGCTCGTCGGCGCTCAACGCTGCCCTCTCCCTGTCCGACTAGCAGCGTGAGCCTGTGGAACATCCTCAGAAACAACATCGGCAAAGACTTGTCTAAAGTGGCCATGCCAGTGCAGCTCAATGAGCCGCTCAACACCCTGCAACGACTGTGTGAGGAGCTGGAGTACAGCGATCTGCTGGACACCGCCAACCAAACCCAAGACCCTTACCAGCGCATg GTGTATGTTGCCACATTTGCAATCACTGCCTATGCATCCAGCTACCATCGAGCAGGAAGCAAACCCTTTAACCCCGTCCTGGGAGAGACGTACGAGTGTGACAGACCTGATAAAGGAATCAGGTTTATAGCAGAACAG GTGAGTCATCACCCACCTGTGTCAGCATGCCACTCTGATTCAAGAAACTTCAGCTTTTGGCAAG ATGTTCgatggaaaaataaattctgGGGAAAATCCATGGAAATAGTTCCCATGGGAACCACACATGTCACACTACCTGC CTTTGGGGACCACTACGAATGGAACAAAGTGACATCCTGCATCCATAACATCCTGAGTGGCCAACGCTGGATCGAACACTATGGAGAGATGGccattaaaaatgtcaacagtGATGCCTGCcagtgtaaaataacatttgtcAAG gctaaATCATGGAGCTCTACAGTGAACGAGATCGAGGGTGTGGTTACAGATTCAAATGGAAAAGTGGTGCACTCCATTTTTGGAAAATGGCACGAGTCAGTGTTTCAAGGTGACCCACCTTCTGCCACGTGTATCTGGAGAGCAA ATCCCATGCCAGAGGACCAAGAGCAGTACTACGGCTTCACGCAGTTTGCAGTGGAGCTGAATGAGCTGGACTCCACCTTAAGACCTCTGCTGCCCCCCACAGACACACGCTTCAGGCCAGACCAGAG gctgctggaggaggGAAACACAGAAGGAGCTGAGGAGCAGAAACAGAGGATAGAGCAGCtccagagggagaggaggaaagtGCTGCAGGAGAACAACATGACGCACCAGCCACGCTTTTTCAA GAAATCTAAGGACGACACATGGGTGAGCAACAACTGTTACTGGGAGCTGCGGAGAGACCCTGGCTTCAGCAAAATGGACTTCCCTGTATTATGGTAA